The Lutra lutra chromosome 15, mLutLut1.2, whole genome shotgun sequence genome includes a region encoding these proteins:
- the LOC125085506 gene encoding T-cell surface glycoprotein CD1a-like has translation MLFLQLVLLVVLLPDGDSEDVFQEPISFRIILTLSLYNRSWTQNFASAWLDERQTHSWNKTGAFIFLWPWSKGNLSNEEVITAEESLYSNIIGMPQCFHDHFSEWQLEYPLQLAGGCELHFGAPSVGFMRIAYQGSDLVSFQNTSWWPSPTGGSRAQQVCRLLNEDHEDNELMHKLIIDYCPHYLSSLLDAGKADLQQQGQSCSLPS, from the exons ATGCTGTTCCTGCAACTTGTGTTGCTGGTGGTTCTCCTCCCAGATGGTGACAGTGAAGATG TATTCCAGGAGCCAATCTCCTTCCGAATCATCCTGACCTTATCCCTCTACAACCGTTCCTGGACACAAAATTTTGCCTCAGCTTGGCTGGATGAGAGGCAGACTCATAGCTGGAACAAGACTGgagctttcattttcttgtggCCTTGGTCCAAGGGCAACTTAAGCAATGAGGAAGTGATTACAGCAGAAGAGTCATTGTATTCAAACATCATTGGAATGCCCCAGTGTTTTCATGACCATTTCAGTGAATGGCAGCTTGAAT ATCCCTTACAGCTGGCAGGAGGCTGTGAGCTGCATTTTGGGGCACCATCAGTAGGCTTCATGAGGATTGCTTATCAAGGATCAGATCTTGTGAGTTTCCAGAACACGTCATGGTGGCCATCTCCAACAGGAGGAAGTAGGGCTCAGCAGGTTTGCAGACTACTCAATGAGGACCATGAAGACAATGAACTAATGCATAAGCTCATCATTGACTACTGTCCCCATTATCTCTCAAGTCTTCTTGATGCAGGAAAGGCAGATCTCCAGCAACAAGGTCAGTCCTGCTCCCTCCCTTCATGA